The Clarias gariepinus isolate MV-2021 ecotype Netherlands chromosome 20, CGAR_prim_01v2, whole genome shotgun sequence genome includes the window ACAATCTCACACCCTCCTGCTACTGctactgctacacacacacacacacacacacacacacacacacacacacacacacacacacacacacacacacacatcaatataATCAAGCAGGAGAACTATAATGACTTTAGTTTCTGGATAATGAGAGGaaaactttcacacacatacaacaggttctatctagtgtgtgtgtgaaagttttcCTCTCATTATCCAGAAACTAAAGTCATTATAGTTCTCTCTATAACATTAAGCCCCGCCCACATACCTGACGTCATTACACGGATGGTGTTTCAGTGTCGCTCCATCATTACACCTTTAACCAGCTTCAGTGTGTGAGGGTTCAGTAATTATTATATGAACCAAGAAACAGGGTGAACATTGACATGCAACAGTTTTTACtttccatatgtgtgtgtgtgtgtgtgtgtgtgtgtgtgtgtgtgtgtgtgtgtgtgtgtgagaccacaTTGACCTACCCCAGTGAATCAGTAAAACCACTGAGTCTATAACCTCGAGACTATAACTATAACCTTCAGTCTTTATAATCATGGAACAGGAGACAATCTTTATAAGCCTGATATAATTCTAATTCAATatactataaaatattatttctacATTATTAACATGTGAAAAATAACATGAAGTATGTCAAATAAATCTCATtagttacaataataataataataataataataataataatagacaacTTGAACATGAAATAGTGATTATACAGTAAGTTACAGGATTGTACAGTATAGAGTGATATATAATTGTTCTTAGTGCAAAATAGTCAATATGATAAGATGCCTTTTAGtcattttattcaatattttaattttaactacCTCAACATGGACAAGCAAAACAATAGGCAAAgaaatgtctcacacacacacacacacacacacacacacacactgacaaaacacattttaaattgtatatttatgcGCTTGAAGTAAAACACTCGTTCCCATTTCGGTCATGTTGTCTACATTGTTGATTACTTTGTTGTTATTGAAGTTGAAGAAATGATGGTGGTGTTTCGCACATGTTGTATTGTGTATTACTTATAATGCATTCTAGTAATTTATAAGCTAATATGTAGTAAGATAGCATGCATGTATTTATAATCCTAGTAATTAAGCAAATAAGATAATAATCTAACAATGTTTTACTATTTGATCAAATTTCATATTGACTCTAAGGTTTcagtcttatttttattttaaagcaatttatCAAAACAAATCAACATTAACTCAGCaggtatatgtgtgtttaaaaaaatgaggattgtacagtatagagtaacttttttattttggcgCAAAATAGTCAATAtggtgaaattaatttaattgtattttaacCAAGTGCATAAACAtgactgaggaaaaaaaaataaaaaattgtactGTGACAACAGTTTATAgaagtaatttattttactttatgtatccgaaaacccaaatactgtacatactttgAAGCCTGAATtgacagacacatgcacagCTTCCATATAagcttatttactgtatatatatataatccttaTTGAGGGTTAAAGTTATTGATTatcaatgttatttttttattattttaatgtttttagtttGAAATAAAAGGCAAAGCATCAAATATCCCAAATAAATTATCAAGGTTACACACATTTGTCAGTTTGTTTGAAAATTTCACATGCAGCAAAAACCAGCAGAGCAAATGAACagttgtgtgtgaggtgtgcaCTGATGTCTGCACTTTTCTGCTGTATTATCATCATAATCATAACTGCCCTCATattaaacacaccacacacacacacacacgcacacacacacagtgtctggCCACTAATAATTTACTAAATTACTATGTGAGCTAATAACTGACTCAAATGCACGTAAGTCGAGATGGAATAAAAGCTGGTCTTCTCTCTCCGTCTTCACTCAGACGTTTCCACCGGAGCAAGACATTCTTCATCTGCTGGTTTGGGTGAGGGACTCAGTCAGATGTCTTCTCGATGctctatttgtacagtaatgCTTGATTGGTGTATCACTAACAGCTGGTTGATTTTTGCAGGTTCTTGTGTTTCTCTGGGACAATGTGGAGTGCCgttctcttcttctccttcatCTCAGCAGCCTCCGCTGCACCGGTACACCAAACTCAACCAGCCTTATCACCTCACTGTGCTTTCATATTTagcatttgtcagatttttgtTCCAGAGTTCGTGTCCTATTTCTGCTtttgcttaatgggtttcctccgtgtgctaaagtttcctcccatagtttAGAAACATGAGGAGCAAGATTTCCAAAGGCATTTCCAAATTATCTAGACTGACTGTGTCTGTAATTGTGCCCTGTAATAgaaagtgaggttatgtttggATTTTAACTGCATACTGATCtggaattataaatattataatgtgtAGTCTATTCAGAATCATCATACACTATCAGAAGTTTTTATCCATCTAGCAGGGTGCTACCTTTGATCTAATGTAATACTTCTGAGTTAAGATTTTCTGCTTCAAAAGCACACCATTTGGCCAGTTTATATCAAATGATAAGAACCTGTGTAGAACCCTGAGGCTTTCCCCTGGAGTCAACTAAAGAACttagtaaagtaaaatatttgtaaaagatCACAGCCAAGTTTAAGTTTCacattttaacaaagaaaatttaaaagtaaggtaagaaagaaagaaagaaagaaagaaagaaagaaagaaagaaagaaagaaagaaagaaaagcgtTCTGCATTCCTTTACTGCTGGGTTAgactaataaatgttaaaaataattctagGACTTTTTATAACACTTAAAgtcttaaatatattataataataatacacttgtTTTACTAGAGGTTGTAAAGAATTAAGTCTTCCCCACTTCTTAAAAATATGTCTGTTTATTCACAGGTCTACAATTACCTGCAGCATTATGGAAACCTGATGCCGTCcaaccaggtacacacacacacacacacacacacacacacaaacatacagtacacacacccacacatcctgggttcgattcctacagtatgttgggtcagtgtgcatgttctccctcgTCAGGGTACTCAGGTAACCCCCCACAGTccagacctgcagattagactaattggccgTAGTGTTCACTGAGGTCCTGCCACAGtcaaaattctaattaaaatgttatttgtcacatacacagtcatagacagtacgaaatgtagtgaaatgcttatacgaccaccagtgaccttaaaaaagtaaagcttataataagaaataaatatgaaatacgatataaaaattaaaatagaaaaatttaattgaactaggaaaaatagaactaaaaatagaaacaaaatggGAATTAGCTTTCTAGatggactacaaaggttcctagTTAGATGAtgtaatgtataataattagGGCTTAATTTGTATAAAAGTGAGATTCGTTTTATTTAAAGGCTGTGAATGACATGTTTTCACCATCGCATCTCCAGGCTGGAATGACTACGCCTATCAGTGTGGAAATCGTATGTTACCTTTTCTTACAAGATCACCCTTAGAATATATCACCTGATAAgattttattaatacaaatacattttaatatttttttatggattaTTAGTAAACTTcatagcaaaaaatatataataataaataggtaAAGGACTTTTGGATATAGTAGTTCACATCATTTCCACTTGGTGTCTTACTTTCCCAtgttaatttttgtttagttgCTTCCACCAGGATTCCAGGGAACTGGAACAGGAGGACAAGGGTCTGGGCCTGTGAGTTTATATTTCCTGCATATgaaattgtattaaattatgtaaatttaatAAAGGTAACGGGAATAAATGTTTCACTGTGACAAGCCGCACATGCCTAAAGATACACTTTAAAAATCGATTGTTTATGGAACTTTCATTTTTAACGTTAAATAATTGTACATAATTCATGTTTATGACTGACTGCTTAGCAACAAGGATaagattattttcatttttcgaaaatgcacattttttcattgataataaaaatgtattaaatgtagataatttgtttagtgttttttaattttaatatgtgTTTTCTGTTATAGTTTTACCTTTAGATATTATTCAGATTTCTCTAAATGAGCCAACCATTCTGTGTAGTATTTTTTCTCCTCGGCTACAACTCTTcgggttttttttctgtttaaataattCTGTGCTGTCAATTAGCTTATTAATTATTGCTAAAATCAGGAAGTTTTTATAAACCCTATAAACATTTCATTTGTAGGGGACAAACAACATGTTCCctggtgtgaacgctcccatcAGCATAGAGGTTTTTAtgcttcatttctttgtgtCCACAACACTCAGTCTTTCTTGACGtgtgatattaataataattattattagctaATAGATATTGttaactgtatataatttttaaaaaatgctcaaTATTAAATTGCTTTATACAGTATTGAATAAAACATTACCCATTATCATTCACATCGTTTTCATGTTTGTTCTgtcttcttatttttctttagttGATTCATCCAGGGTTCCCAGGAACAGGAGCAGGAGGACAAGGAGCTGGAACTGTGAGTTATTACACTGTACCAATTTAATGTTCATCTGTATATTGTTGATGCGATTCAGATGTTCAGATTTTAAAATataggaaatatttaaaagcaaaaattgCATTTGATtgtgtaacactgtaacactttTCTGTTTCTATTTATCAGGGTTATATAAAGTACTCTCTGCCCAAGGCTCCAGGTAGAAAGAGTGTGGAAATTGTAAGTCATTTATCACCCAAAGTTCATGTACACTTTATTGATGATCTAATAGAGATATGACCTGGTTTGTACTGATTGTGAATCTTATGTGAATACATAAGTTTGACtcaacatattttaaataatacaacacTTCTATGCATCAGTAGTGACGGCAAATGTTGTAATTATACACTGTACATCTCCGGCCTGTCTTTACACCATCTcagcacagtgtctaattataaataattatgggGATGTTAAATATGTTTCTATACAAAGACGTGTGTCAGTAGGTCCCTTTCTAAtcgtgttttgttttatgtgtcTAGTATTATCCCTACGATTTTGCTCAAGGAAAGGTAACACTCTCCTTCTTATCCTGCtaactttttataattttaccCAGCATGAATTTGTCGGGAATACTAAGTACTAATCTCCCTTTCTTTTCTAAGGTGTTGCCACAACTCCCAAATGTGAGCTGCTTGACttgtttaaaaagacaaaagacaaaattgtttattagtattttaatttttgacatttgttatattaatttaatgtgttttctAGATTTTCCCATTTAATTATCCACCTCAAACCGTCCCTCAGCAGCAGCCACCAAG containing:
- the scpp5 gene encoding secretory calcium-binding phosphoprotein 5 isoform X1, encoding MTTPISVEILLPPGFQGTGTGGQGSGPGTNNMFPGVNAPISIELIHPGFPGTGAGGQGAGTGYIKYSLPKAPGRKSVEIYYPYDFAQGKVLPQLPNIFPFNYPPQTVPQQQPPRHAAPTQGNGQPLIFNNPPQTAPQQPPRTAAPQANNPQQQIQQDRQVPAGQP
- the scpp5 gene encoding secretory calcium-binding phosphoprotein 5 isoform X2, with the protein product MTTPISVEILLPPGFQGTGTGGQGSGPGTNNMFPGVNAPISIELIHPGFPGTGAGGQGAGTGYIKYSLPKAPGRKSVEIYYPYDFAQGKVLPQLPNIFPFNYPPQTVPQQQPPRHAAPTQGNGQPLIFNNPPQTAPQQPPRANNPQQQIQQDRQVPAGQP